In one window of Camelus dromedarius isolate mCamDro1 chromosome 7, mCamDro1.pat, whole genome shotgun sequence DNA:
- the WIPF3 gene encoding WAS/WASL-interacting protein family member 3 isoform X3, which yields MKISTDTSSLRKADPKGRSALLADIQQGTRLRKVTQINDRSAPQIENSKGTNKEGGGPANSRGGSTPPTLGDLFAGGFPVLRPAGQRDAAGGKIGQGPGSRAPSPRLPTKAISSPLNAPASPRLGNASEAHGAARTVPPRPSMPAPPPPTPPPPPPPLPPPLPPSSPIKAPLVSPPGPPAKGSPSVVPSLVVAPPLPCTPPPPPPPPPPPPTPPTPPPPPPALVPSDKAVKPQLAPLHLPPIPPPLPLLPPCGYPGLQADAASPAQDVQEPPAPPPPPPPPPLYASCIPRSSLPAPPLPGANSSETPPPLPPKSPSFQAQPPKPSVQVPPAPPGSQTFLQKKRPGRGAGTSGGKLNPPPAPPARSPTTELSSRSQQAPAWTPTQQPGGQLRNGSLHIMDDFESKFTFHSMEDFPPPDEYKPCQKIYPSKIPRMLIQSNWQKLVRGRQSLQHGAVHLVPGSTPRRLGRAPMTSKAEMLSSLSRHSGEMTDEANVL from the exons atgaag ATAAGTACAGATACTTCCAGCTTGAGAAAGGCAGATCCGAAAGGTCGGAGTGCACTGTTGGCTGATATCCAGCAAGGAACTCGCCTACGAAAAGTCACGCAGATCAATGACCGCAGTGCCCCACAGATCGAGA ATTCTAAAGGAACCAACAAAGAAGGAGGAGGTCCTGCAAACTCCCGAGGCGGGAGCACACCCCCAACCCTGGGAGATCTGTTTGCTGGTGGCTTTCCGGTGTTACGCCCAGCAGGCCAGAGGGATGCAGCAG GTGGCAAGATAGGGCAGGGCCCTGGTTCCCGAGCGCCTTCTCCCCGGCTTCCCACCAAAGCTATCAGCAGCCCACTCAACGCCCCCGCATCTCCCAGGCTAGGCAATGCCTCGGAGGCTCATGGCGCTGCCAGGACAGTCCCCCCTCGCCCCAGCATGCCCGCCCCgcctcctcccaccccgcccccaccgcccccgcccttacccccacccctgcccccgtCCTCCCCCATCAAAGCCCCGCTGGTGTCCCCACCTGGCCCACCAGCGAAAGGGAGCCCCTCAGTGGTTCCATCCCTGGTGGTTGCACCCCCTTTGCCCTGCACACCTCCCCCTCCGCCTCCACCTCCGCCACCTCCGCCAACTCCGCCAACTCcacccccgccgccccccgccctGGTTCCCAGTGACAAGGCAGTGAAACCTCAGCTAGCGCCTTTGCATCTACCGCCCATCCCACCCccgctccctctcctcccaccttgTGGGTATCCGGGACTCCAAGCCGATGCTGCCAGCCCTGCCCAAGATGTTCAGGAGCCTCcagccccgccgcccccgccacccccaccccccctttACGCCTCGTGCATCCCCAGGTCCTCTTTGCCTGCACCCCCTTTGCCAGGCGCTAACAGCAGTGAAACCCCACCCCCGCTGCCCCCCAAATCCCCCAGCTTCCAGGCCCAGCCACCGAAGCCCAGCGTGCAGGTGCCACCTGCCCCTCCGGGATCTCAGACGTTCCTGCAGAAGAAAAGGCCAGGCAGAGGCGCCG GGACCAGTGGGGGAAAGCTAAACCCACCCCCGGCACCCCCTGCCAGGTCACCCACCACGGAGCTTTCAAGCAGGAGCCAGCAGGCCCCAGCCTGGACCCCGACCCAGCAGCCCGGAGGTCAGCTGCGGAATGGAAGCCTGCATATCATGG ATGACTTTGAGTCTAAATTCACGTTCCATTCTATGGAAGACTTTCCTCCTCCGGACGAGTATAAACCATGCCAGAAGATTTACCCCAGCAAGATCCCCAGAA TGCTGATTCAATCCAACTGGCAGAAGCtggtaagagggaggcagagcctACAACATGGG GCCGTACACCTGGTCCCTGGCTCCACGCCGAGGCGGCTGGGCAGAGCTCCGATGACATCAAAGGCAGAAATGCTCAG TTCTCTCTCAAGACACTCCGGTGAGATGACAGATGAAGCCAATGTCCTGTAA
- the WIPF3 gene encoding WAS/WASL-interacting protein family member 3 isoform X1: MPVPPPPPPPPLPPPPPPLGAPPPPPPSAPPISTDTSSLRKADPKGRSALLADIQQGTRLRKVTQINDRSAPQIENSKGTNKEGGGPANSRGGSTPPTLGDLFAGGFPVLRPAGQRDAAGGKIGQGPGSRAPSPRLPTKAISSPLNAPASPRLGNASEAHGAARTVPPRPSMPAPPPPTPPPPPPPLPPPLPPSSPIKAPLVSPPGPPAKGSPSVVPSLVVAPPLPCTPPPPPPPPPPPPTPPTPPPPPPALVPSDKAVKPQLAPLHLPPIPPPLPLLPPCGYPGLQADAASPAQDVQEPPAPPPPPPPPPLYASCIPRSSLPAPPLPGANSSETPPPLPPKSPSFQAQPPKPSVQVPPAPPGSQTFLQKKRPGRGAGTSGGKLNPPPAPPARSPTTELSSRSQQAPAWTPTQQPGGQLRNGSLHIMDDFESKFTFHSMEDFPPPDEYKPCQKIYPSKIPRMLIQSNWQKLVRGRQSLQHGAVHLVPGSTPRRLGRAPMTSKAEMLSSLSRHSGEMTDEANVL, translated from the exons ATAAGTACAGATACTTCCAGCTTGAGAAAGGCAGATCCGAAAGGTCGGAGTGCACTGTTGGCTGATATCCAGCAAGGAACTCGCCTACGAAAAGTCACGCAGATCAATGACCGCAGTGCCCCACAGATCGAGA ATTCTAAAGGAACCAACAAAGAAGGAGGAGGTCCTGCAAACTCCCGAGGCGGGAGCACACCCCCAACCCTGGGAGATCTGTTTGCTGGTGGCTTTCCGGTGTTACGCCCAGCAGGCCAGAGGGATGCAGCAG GTGGCAAGATAGGGCAGGGCCCTGGTTCCCGAGCGCCTTCTCCCCGGCTTCCCACCAAAGCTATCAGCAGCCCACTCAACGCCCCCGCATCTCCCAGGCTAGGCAATGCCTCGGAGGCTCATGGCGCTGCCAGGACAGTCCCCCCTCGCCCCAGCATGCCCGCCCCgcctcctcccaccccgcccccaccgcccccgcccttacccccacccctgcccccgtCCTCCCCCATCAAAGCCCCGCTGGTGTCCCCACCTGGCCCACCAGCGAAAGGGAGCCCCTCAGTGGTTCCATCCCTGGTGGTTGCACCCCCTTTGCCCTGCACACCTCCCCCTCCGCCTCCACCTCCGCCACCTCCGCCAACTCCGCCAACTCcacccccgccgccccccgccctGGTTCCCAGTGACAAGGCAGTGAAACCTCAGCTAGCGCCTTTGCATCTACCGCCCATCCCACCCccgctccctctcctcccaccttgTGGGTATCCGGGACTCCAAGCCGATGCTGCCAGCCCTGCCCAAGATGTTCAGGAGCCTCcagccccgccgcccccgccacccccaccccccctttACGCCTCGTGCATCCCCAGGTCCTCTTTGCCTGCACCCCCTTTGCCAGGCGCTAACAGCAGTGAAACCCCACCCCCGCTGCCCCCCAAATCCCCCAGCTTCCAGGCCCAGCCACCGAAGCCCAGCGTGCAGGTGCCACCTGCCCCTCCGGGATCTCAGACGTTCCTGCAGAAGAAAAGGCCAGGCAGAGGCGCCG GGACCAGTGGGGGAAAGCTAAACCCACCCCCGGCACCCCCTGCCAGGTCACCCACCACGGAGCTTTCAAGCAGGAGCCAGCAGGCCCCAGCCTGGACCCCGACCCAGCAGCCCGGAGGTCAGCTGCGGAATGGAAGCCTGCATATCATGG ATGACTTTGAGTCTAAATTCACGTTCCATTCTATGGAAGACTTTCCTCCTCCGGACGAGTATAAACCATGCCAGAAGATTTACCCCAGCAAGATCCCCAGAA TGCTGATTCAATCCAACTGGCAGAAGCtggtaagagggaggcagagcctACAACATGGG GCCGTACACCTGGTCCCTGGCTCCACGCCGAGGCGGCTGGGCAGAGCTCCGATGACATCAAAGGCAGAAATGCTCAG TTCTCTCTCAAGACACTCCGGTGAGATGACAGATGAAGCCAATGTCCTGTAA
- the WIPF3 gene encoding WAS/WASL-interacting protein family member 3 isoform X2 encodes MPVPPPPPPPPLPPPPPPLGAPPPPPPSAPPISTDTSSLRKADPKGRSALLADIQQGTRLRKVTQINDRSAPQIENSKGTNKEGGGPANSRGGSTPPTLGDLFAGGFPVLRPAGQRDAAGGKIGQGPGSRAPSPRLPTKAISSPLNAPASPRLGNASEAHGAARTVPPRPSMPAPPPPTPPPPPPPLPPPLPPSSPIKAPLVSPPGPPAKGSPSVVPSLVVAPPLPCTPPPPPPPPPPPPTPPTPPPPPPALVPSDKAVKPQLAPLHLPPIPPPLPLLPPCGYPGLQADAASPAQDVQEPPAPPPPPPPPPLYASCIPRSSLPAPPLPGANSSETPPPLPPKSPSFQAQPPKPSVQVPPAPPGSQTFLQKKRPGRGAGTSGGKLNPPPAPPARSPTTELSSRSQQAPAWTPTQQPGGQLRNGSLHIMDDFESKFTFHSMEDFPPPDEYKPCQKIYPSKIPRSRTPGPWLHAEAAGQSSDDIKGRNAQFSLKTLR; translated from the exons ATAAGTACAGATACTTCCAGCTTGAGAAAGGCAGATCCGAAAGGTCGGAGTGCACTGTTGGCTGATATCCAGCAAGGAACTCGCCTACGAAAAGTCACGCAGATCAATGACCGCAGTGCCCCACAGATCGAGA ATTCTAAAGGAACCAACAAAGAAGGAGGAGGTCCTGCAAACTCCCGAGGCGGGAGCACACCCCCAACCCTGGGAGATCTGTTTGCTGGTGGCTTTCCGGTGTTACGCCCAGCAGGCCAGAGGGATGCAGCAG GTGGCAAGATAGGGCAGGGCCCTGGTTCCCGAGCGCCTTCTCCCCGGCTTCCCACCAAAGCTATCAGCAGCCCACTCAACGCCCCCGCATCTCCCAGGCTAGGCAATGCCTCGGAGGCTCATGGCGCTGCCAGGACAGTCCCCCCTCGCCCCAGCATGCCCGCCCCgcctcctcccaccccgcccccaccgcccccgcccttacccccacccctgcccccgtCCTCCCCCATCAAAGCCCCGCTGGTGTCCCCACCTGGCCCACCAGCGAAAGGGAGCCCCTCAGTGGTTCCATCCCTGGTGGTTGCACCCCCTTTGCCCTGCACACCTCCCCCTCCGCCTCCACCTCCGCCACCTCCGCCAACTCCGCCAACTCcacccccgccgccccccgccctGGTTCCCAGTGACAAGGCAGTGAAACCTCAGCTAGCGCCTTTGCATCTACCGCCCATCCCACCCccgctccctctcctcccaccttgTGGGTATCCGGGACTCCAAGCCGATGCTGCCAGCCCTGCCCAAGATGTTCAGGAGCCTCcagccccgccgcccccgccacccccaccccccctttACGCCTCGTGCATCCCCAGGTCCTCTTTGCCTGCACCCCCTTTGCCAGGCGCTAACAGCAGTGAAACCCCACCCCCGCTGCCCCCCAAATCCCCCAGCTTCCAGGCCCAGCCACCGAAGCCCAGCGTGCAGGTGCCACCTGCCCCTCCGGGATCTCAGACGTTCCTGCAGAAGAAAAGGCCAGGCAGAGGCGCCG GGACCAGTGGGGGAAAGCTAAACCCACCCCCGGCACCCCCTGCCAGGTCACCCACCACGGAGCTTTCAAGCAGGAGCCAGCAGGCCCCAGCCTGGACCCCGACCCAGCAGCCCGGAGGTCAGCTGCGGAATGGAAGCCTGCATATCATGG ATGACTTTGAGTCTAAATTCACGTTCCATTCTATGGAAGACTTTCCTCCTCCGGACGAGTATAAACCATGCCAGAAGATTTACCCCAGCAAGATCCCCAGAA GCCGTACACCTGGTCCCTGGCTCCACGCCGAGGCGGCTGGGCAGAGCTCCGATGACATCAAAGGCAGAAATGCTCAG TTCTCTCTCAAGACACTCCGGTGA